The following coding sequences lie in one Manis javanica isolate MJ-LG chromosome X, MJ_LKY, whole genome shotgun sequence genomic window:
- the LOC140847360 gene encoding uncharacterized protein, with protein MTNARLTHYQGLLLDSPRIAFSDPVTLNPATLLPDPDLTTPIHDCRDILSEIIQVRADLKDTPLLNCELNWYTDGSSFVQEGVRRAGAAVVTHDGEVVWSTALPPGTSAQKAELIALAEALERAEGKRANIYTDSRYAFGTVHVHGAIYRERGFHSAEGKGLRNLQEVQRLLAAVEKPKAVAVIHVPGHQSKKTPEAIGNSHADAEAKRAALSDSLVLVALEIPIPELPALPPKPEYSPQDLEWIRKQVPGEVFGEGHWGRDQEGRLILPEALGQYLLANLHKSTHLGGKKNCSAFSSLRSWCFPTRMR; from the coding sequence atgacgaacgcaagactcacccactatcaagggctcctactagattctccccgaatcgccttctctgacccggtaaccctaaatcctgccacccttctgccggacccagatctgacaacccccatccatgactgtagagatatcctttccgaaattatccaggtgcgagcagacctgaaagacacaccgttactgaactgtgagctaaattggtatacggatgggagcagctttgtgcaggagggggtcaggagagcaggggcagcagtagtaacccacgatggggaagttgtctggagcacagctctgccccctggcacctcagcacagaaggcggaacttattgctctcgctgaggccctggaaagagcagaaggaaagcgggccaacatttacacagatagcagatacgcctttggcactgtccatgtccatggtgccatctaccgagaaagaggattccattctgcggaagggaagggactgaggaatctgcaagaagtccaaagactattagctgctgttgaaaaacctaaagcggtagcagttatacatgtaccgggccaccaatcaaagaagacacccgaggccatcggcaacagccatgcagatgcagaagctaaaagggcagccctctcggactctcttgtgcttgtggccctcgaaatacccatacctgaactgcccgcactgccgcccaaacctgagtattcccctcaagatcttgagtggattaggaaacaagtcccgggggaagtgtttggagagggacattggggtagggaccaagagggtagattgatcttgccagaagcattaggacagtacctgcttgctaatctgcataagtccacccatctaggtggaaaaaaaaactgctcagccttttccagtctgcgcagttggtgtttccccaccagaatgaggtga